From the genome of Papaver somniferum cultivar HN1 unplaced genomic scaffold, ASM357369v1 unplaced-scaffold_10, whole genome shotgun sequence:
GTGGTGAAACATATTATCCATATAGAGACATCAGCGTGTTGGTTATGGACAGTAATATGACTTTGTTCTTCCCTCACATGGATAGAGAAAAAATTGACCTCAAGGAATTTGAGCAGATGTTGCGTGTTAAGTTGCGCCTACTGAAAATGAAATTCCTAGTTTATATTGGATGATAGAACCATGTTTTCCTGATATTATGGATAGTAATGAGGACTTTCTTAAGTTCTGGGAGCATGCAGtacctgatgataaaggatttatATGTTTACATTTGAAGATATTAAATTTTGAATTCGGTAATGACAATGACTTCATTGAGGCTGCAATGGAACAACCAGTGACAGTAATTGATGAGACTCCAAAGAAGTCCCATAAGAGGATTGCTAAAAAGCCAGTTTCAAAGGAAAAGTCTGTAAGGAGATCACCAGAAAAGACTGTAAGGAGATCACCAAGGTTGCAAGCTCAGTCAAAGTTTGAAAACTCAAATGGAGGAGTATCTAGGAAATTGTTTGTGGATCTGTTAAATGAAATGGAATCTCAGGGTTATTCTTGCGTTAGTCAAGCCAGTGTTGTGGGTTCTAGCAGTGTACCAATTCAAGTGACTGAAAACTTTAACCATGATTACTGGGTTGATGCAGTCAAGAATACTGATGCAGTGAACCAGATTGATGCAGTGAACAACAATGATGCAGGGGtcagcagtgatgatgatgaggagaatGTGGTGTTAGAGAACACTACTGTGGATGAATGTCACCCCATTGAAGACCCAAATGCTCCACCAAtatatgacagtgatgaagaggatgatattgattatgaagaTATTGTCAAGACATATAAAGTTGGAGATGAAAGTAGTGATTCAAGCAGcggtgaagaagatgatgaagaaggtaTTGAAGTATTAACCCTTTGATGTTTATAACTTATTGTCTATTTCCCCTTTCTTTAAATGTACTAACACTTTGATGTTGTTTGTTAATTGCAGTTTCTAATGATGGTGGGAGTAATGATAATAATGATTGTCTTGAAGCAATAGATGATAAAGATGTGAAAGCGAAGTT
Proteins encoded in this window:
- the LOC113326187 gene encoding nonsense-mediated mRNA decay protein 2-like, which codes for MDSNEDFLKFWEHAVPDDKGFICLHLKILNFEFGNDNDFIEAAMEQPVTVIDETPKKSHKRIAKKPVSKEKSVRRSPEKTVRRSPRLQAQSKFENSNGGVSRKLFVDLLNEMESQGYSCVSQASVVGSSSVPIQVTENFNHDYWVDAVKNTDAVNQIDAVNNNDAGVSSDDDEENVVLENTTVDECHPIEDPNAPPIYDSDEEDDIDYEDIVKTYKVGDESSDSSSGEEDDEEVSNDGGSNDNNDCLEAIDDKDVKAKFDYKNWKEDFNMHSDEEEEPLFPVEEEVAPVDPKRLRKVNLEHTCVGNPKSFNRSANPEFVKEVVHEKLKETGALIPKPRHIARDFFVTHNIDIPYICAWKARNLLLEDLFGNYDDSYKDVPIFCAMVAHTNPGSVAKYSYRKKDKAFMSMTISFAAPMRGFQKAGRPVIGLDACHLTGKRGGVLMAAKHLMVRIILCL